From Bacillus sp. Bos-x628, the proteins below share one genomic window:
- the moaD gene encoding molybdopterin converting factor subunit 1, protein MINVLLFAGLAEKAGKQQVIIHKEKTTVDEIKIELQEVYGVDSVQNVMVAINERYTRDNAEVRRGDTVALIPPVSGG, encoded by the coding sequence ATGATTAACGTGTTATTGTTCGCCGGCCTTGCTGAGAAGGCCGGTAAACAACAAGTCATCATTCATAAAGAAAAAACAACGGTTGATGAGATTAAAATAGAATTACAGGAGGTATATGGTGTTGATTCTGTGCAAAACGTAATGGTTGCAATCAACGAAAGATATACGAGGGATAATGCTGAAGTGCGTAGAGGGGACACTGTTGCACTCATTCCTCCTGTAAGTGGTGGATAA
- a CDS encoding molybdenum cofactor biosynthesis protein MoaE, translating to MNGLFKITKKSIDVNEVIQHVISRKAGAITTFIGTVREWTNGKKTLRLTYEAYVPMAEKMLSQIGQEIKDKWPDTVTAIVHRIGTLEISDIAVAIAVSSPHRKAAYEANEYAIERIKEMVPIWKKEYWEDGEAWIGDQLETVSYPEGKPSALQLNQKEGDQHD from the coding sequence ATGAACGGACTGTTTAAAATAACAAAAAAGTCAATTGATGTGAATGAAGTGATTCAACATGTAATAAGCCGAAAAGCAGGGGCCATTACGACTTTTATCGGGACTGTACGAGAGTGGACAAATGGCAAGAAAACATTGCGTTTAACTTATGAAGCATACGTACCGATGGCCGAAAAAATGTTAAGTCAAATCGGACAAGAAATAAAGGATAAATGGCCTGATACTGTAACGGCTATTGTGCATCGCATTGGGACACTTGAAATATCCGACATTGCTGTAGCCATTGCTGTTTCCTCTCCTCACCGGAAGGCAGCCTATGAAGCCAATGAGTATGCAATTGAACGTATAAAGGAAATGGTTCCAATTTGGAAAAAGGAATATTGGGAGGATGGAGAGGCTTGGATTGGTGATCAGCTTGAAACCGTCTCTTATCCTGAAGGGAAACCAAGTGCTCTTCAACTAAATCAGAAAGAAGGTGATCAGCATGATTAA
- the mobB gene encoding molybdopterin-guanine dinucleotide biosynthesis protein B, which produces MLDDKLSILQVVGYQNSGKTTLIEKLCQLADHEKLKLGCFKHHGHGGKPDRLIKGKDTDRYVQAGAFAAGVEGEGDLHFTIQQITLDQLLAICEHLPLDAVVIEGYKQASYRKIICAKNEQELKDLSKLSHVRAAIYFSKENQLKEDYSFPVFSAFEDHGTEFVFNLLKETG; this is translated from the coding sequence ATGTTGGATGACAAATTAAGCATATTACAAGTGGTTGGTTACCAAAATAGCGGGAAAACCACATTGATCGAAAAATTGTGCCAACTAGCAGATCATGAAAAGCTCAAACTGGGCTGTTTTAAACATCATGGACATGGCGGGAAACCTGATCGTCTCATAAAAGGGAAAGATACGGATCGTTACGTTCAAGCAGGCGCATTTGCTGCTGGTGTTGAGGGAGAAGGAGACCTTCATTTTACAATTCAGCAGATAACCTTAGATCAATTGCTCGCAATATGTGAACATCTTCCATTAGATGCTGTCGTTATAGAGGGCTATAAACAGGCATCTTATCGTAAAATCATTTGTGCTAAAAATGAGCAGGAGCTTAAGGATCTTTCAAAGCTATCTCATGTACGAGCTGCAATCTATTTTTCAAAAGAGAATCAACTGAAAGAGGACTATTCGTTTCCAGTATTCTCAGCGTTCGAAGACCATGGAACTGAATTTGTTTTTAACTTATTGAAGGAGACAGGCTGA
- the glp gene encoding gephyrin-like molybdotransferase Glp, which yields MMERRQPIPVEEAVKRVIQYKKHGKVEWVPLKDSLDRFIAKDILADHDVPAFDRSPYDGFALRAEDTKEASSDHPIEFEVIDHIGAGIVSSKTIGPFQAIRIMTGAKIPAGANVVIMIELTKTFEKDGKSFMSLKRPLQEGDNISRQGEETVKGRVMVKKGTKVTPGVIAILATFGYAVVPVVKKPVVGVMSTGTELLQVSDTMVDGKIRNSNLSMVYAQVLQAGGEPLDLGGVSDDFDQSFKAVKAAVSKVDVLITTGGVSVGDFDFLPAIYQKLGAEVLFNKVAMRPGSVTTVAVLPNGQLLFGLSGNPAACFVGFELFVKPIILSWCLKDSPFPSFAEATLTHDFPKANPFTRFVRAKLQFEGSHLRATPTGLDKSSAVTSIADANCFIVLPRGTRGFQAGDQVNVLLFQDEGGGSKCWMTN from the coding sequence GTGATGGAAAGACGACAGCCAATTCCGGTAGAAGAGGCGGTGAAAAGAGTCATCCAATATAAGAAGCATGGAAAAGTGGAATGGGTTCCTCTAAAGGATAGCCTTGATCGATTTATTGCTAAAGATATTTTGGCTGACCACGATGTCCCTGCTTTTGATCGATCTCCGTATGATGGCTTTGCACTTCGAGCAGAAGATACAAAAGAAGCTTCAAGTGACCATCCAATTGAATTTGAGGTGATTGATCATATAGGTGCAGGGATTGTTTCAAGTAAAACAATCGGTCCTTTCCAAGCTATTAGAATTATGACAGGTGCCAAGATTCCAGCTGGAGCGAATGTCGTGATCATGATCGAATTAACGAAGACGTTTGAAAAAGACGGGAAATCTTTTATGTCTTTAAAAAGACCTCTTCAAGAAGGGGACAATATTTCTCGACAAGGAGAAGAAACAGTCAAAGGACGAGTCATGGTGAAAAAAGGGACGAAAGTGACCCCAGGTGTAATCGCAATATTGGCGACTTTCGGATATGCGGTCGTTCCCGTTGTCAAAAAGCCGGTCGTTGGTGTTATGTCTACAGGCACAGAGCTTCTCCAAGTGAGTGATACCATGGTGGACGGCAAAATCAGAAACAGTAATCTAAGTATGGTATACGCACAAGTCCTTCAAGCAGGAGGAGAACCGCTTGATTTAGGTGGTGTATCCGACGATTTCGATCAGAGCTTTAAGGCAGTGAAAGCGGCTGTGAGCAAGGTGGATGTGCTCATCACAACCGGAGGGGTTTCGGTTGGTGATTTTGACTTTCTGCCTGCGATTTATCAAAAGCTTGGTGCCGAGGTACTATTTAATAAAGTCGCCATGAGGCCTGGGAGTGTGACGACCGTTGCTGTGCTTCCAAATGGTCAATTGTTGTTTGGACTGTCAGGGAATCCAGCCGCCTGTTTTGTCGGCTTTGAGTTATTTGTCAAACCCATCATTTTATCGTGGTGCTTAAAAGACAGCCCATTTCCTTCATTCGCTGAAGCGACGTTGACACATGATTTTCCAAAGGCAAATCCTTTTACCCGATTTGTAAGAGCGAAACTTCAGTTCGAAGGTAGCCATCTGAGAGCAACTCCAACAGGTCTTGATAAATCTAGTGCGGTGACATCCATTGCTGATGCCAATTGCTTTATTGTTTTGCCTAGGGGAACAAGGGGCTTTCAAGCAGGAGATCAGGTAAATGTTTTACTGTTTCAGGATGAAGGTGGTGGTTCTAAATGTTGGATGACAAATTAA
- a CDS encoding MoeB/ThiF family adenylyltransferase produces MQERYSRQILFPPIGERGQYALRDSHVLIVGAGALGTASAEGLVRSGIGTLTIVDRDYVEYSNLQRQQLYTESDAKEHVPKAIASKKRLQEINREVNIHALIEDAGAERLRPLFQQADIVIDATDNFETRMVINDLSLETNTPWIYGACVSSQGMYMVILPNETPCLSCVFQAMPARGVTCDTAGIIAPAVQMVSAYQQTEALKYLTGHQEQIERKFVTFDVWQSTCFKMDLSHIRQEDCLSCGSNRTYPYLDDQRKKTTVLCGRDTVQIISKDLASLSFQHMKERLSPICEVEVNDFLMHIRFEEYRIVIFQRGRVLIHGTNEEKAANSLLAKLLGI; encoded by the coding sequence TTGCAAGAGCGATATTCAAGACAAATCTTGTTCCCTCCAATTGGAGAACGAGGCCAGTATGCTTTACGTGATAGTCATGTGCTGATTGTTGGAGCAGGCGCACTGGGAACCGCTTCTGCTGAAGGGCTTGTTCGATCTGGGATCGGCACTTTGACCATTGTGGATCGTGATTATGTGGAATATTCAAATTTACAGCGGCAGCAGCTTTATACGGAAAGTGATGCAAAAGAACATGTGCCAAAAGCGATTGCGTCAAAAAAACGTCTTCAAGAGATCAATCGTGAAGTGAATATTCATGCCTTGATTGAAGATGCGGGAGCAGAACGGTTAAGACCGCTATTTCAACAAGCAGACATTGTCATTGATGCAACAGATAATTTCGAGACAAGAATGGTGATAAATGATTTGTCACTTGAAACGAATACACCGTGGATTTATGGAGCCTGTGTGAGCAGTCAAGGGATGTATATGGTTATTTTACCGAATGAAACACCGTGTTTATCATGTGTATTTCAAGCCATGCCTGCCAGAGGCGTAACCTGTGATACGGCAGGCATTATTGCCCCTGCAGTTCAAATGGTTTCTGCCTATCAGCAAACAGAAGCACTCAAATACTTGACAGGGCATCAAGAACAAATAGAGCGGAAATTTGTCACCTTTGATGTATGGCAGTCTACATGTTTTAAAATGGATCTTTCTCATATCCGGCAGGAGGACTGTCTCTCTTGCGGTAGTAATAGAACCTATCCTTATTTAGATGATCAGCGTAAAAAGACGACAGTTCTTTGCGGAAGAGACACGGTTCAAATCATTTCAAAGGATTTAGCTAGTCTTTCATTTCAGCACATGAAAGAGCGCCTGTCACCAATTTGTGAGGTGGAAGTCAACGACTTTTTAATGCATATTCGCTTTGAAGAATACCGAATCGTGATTTTCCAAAGAGGGCGTGTATTAATCCATGGAACGAATGAGGAAAAAGCAGCAAATTCATTACTAGCAAAATTGCTAGGCATATAG
- a CDS encoding sigmaE regulated sporulation protein, with protein sequence MSRRHASPLFHDISQENLYLKAESAKYQKIISDLQSTYTYQKNKKLSQEYHEMKKNFTKLKHQLDEMTILQDDATSKIQDLSYSKAELLHKIVLLHEMLQKETYQRGRETEEKHRLHLKVVKYKELSKQLKEQLLDQDVRLAKEEKKGNTLASVVEKLQQTLSEKKTELHILQEGVQHLQQRFYETQEKLLQIEKAKEAIFYETLTSYQKQLAESEEWIASHFADIDRSEQTKVQPFSQDPILQTTEQIEPILKTLNEQVQILQSQVDAVLRNGEIMTVKIDGFKKQRDDMHQERRIVYTVNQKKDLPSIKK encoded by the coding sequence ATGAGCCGTCGACATGCATCTCCCCTATTCCATGATATATCCCAAGAAAATTTATACTTAAAAGCCGAATCTGCCAAGTATCAAAAAATAATTTCTGATTTACAGTCAACGTATACGTATCAGAAAAATAAGAAGTTATCACAAGAATATCATGAGATGAAAAAGAATTTCACTAAATTAAAACACCAATTGGATGAAATGACCATTCTCCAAGACGATGCCACATCTAAAATACAGGATCTCTCCTATAGCAAAGCAGAATTGTTACATAAAATCGTCCTTCTCCATGAGATGCTTCAAAAGGAAACCTATCAAAGAGGAAGAGAAACAGAGGAAAAACACCGATTGCATCTGAAGGTTGTGAAATACAAAGAGCTCTCAAAACAATTAAAAGAACAATTGCTTGATCAAGATGTACGGCTTGCAAAAGAGGAGAAAAAAGGAAATACATTAGCTTCGGTTGTTGAAAAGCTTCAACAAACATTGTCTGAAAAAAAGACAGAGCTCCATATCTTGCAAGAAGGCGTTCAACACCTTCAGCAACGTTTCTATGAAACGCAAGAAAAATTACTGCAAATCGAGAAAGCAAAAGAAGCGATTTTTTATGAAACCCTCACGAGCTATCAAAAGCAATTAGCAGAAAGCGAAGAATGGATCGCATCACATTTTGCTGATATTGACAGATCAGAACAAACAAAAGTCCAGCCATTTTCACAAGACCCTATCCTGCAAACGACTGAACAAATTGAGCCTATTCTGAAAACGTTAAATGAGCAAGTACAGATACTCCAATCACAGGTTGATGCTGTTTTGCGTAACGGAGAGATCATGACGGTGAAAATCGACGGATTTAAAAAACAGCGTGATGACATGCATCAGGAGCGCCGTATTGTATATACCGTCAATCAAAAAAAGGATCTTCCATCAATCAAGAAATAA
- a CDS encoding TlpA disulfide reductase family protein, protein MKLRQPMPELTGAKEWLNGEVSKEELIGDKPTLIHFWSISCHLCKEAMPQVNQFRDKYKDQLNVVAVHMPRSEDDLDIEKIKEVAKEHEITQPIFVDSDHQLTEAFENEYVPAYYVFDQTGVLRHFQAGGSGMKILEKRVNRVLSESEKAAE, encoded by the coding sequence ATGAAATTACGTCAACCGATGCCAGAACTGACTGGTGCGAAAGAATGGTTAAATGGAGAAGTTTCAAAAGAAGAACTTATTGGCGATAAACCAACATTGATACACTTCTGGTCAATTAGCTGTCATCTTTGTAAAGAGGCAATGCCACAGGTCAATCAATTCCGTGATAAATACAAAGATCAATTAAACGTTGTGGCGGTGCATATGCCACGTTCAGAAGACGATTTGGATATAGAGAAAATCAAAGAGGTTGCCAAAGAGCATGAAATTACTCAGCCGATTTTTGTGGACAGTGATCATCAATTAACAGAAGCCTTTGAAAATGAATATGTACCTGCGTATTATGTATTTGATCAAACAGGTGTTTTACGTCATTTCCAAGCTGGTGGAAGCGGTATGAAAATACTTGAAAAACGTGTCAATCGCGTTCTTTCTGAGTCTGAAAAGGCAGCAGAATAG
- the ahpA gene encoding biofilm-specific peroxidase AhpA, producing the protein MAERFVGKQAPRFEMEAVLANKEFGKVSLEENMKKDKWTVLFFYPMDFTFVCPTEITAMSDRYDEFEDLDAEIIGVSTDTIHTHLAWINTDRKDNGLGELKYPLAADTNHKVSRDYGVLIEEEGIALRGLFIINPEGEIQYQTVFHNNIGRDVDETLRVLQALQTGGLCPANWKPGQKTL; encoded by the coding sequence ATGGCAGAGCGTTTTGTAGGAAAACAAGCACCACGTTTTGAAATGGAAGCAGTACTTGCAAACAAGGAATTTGGTAAAGTAAGTTTAGAGGAAAACATGAAGAAGGACAAATGGACAGTTCTTTTCTTTTATCCAATGGATTTCACATTTGTTTGTCCAACTGAAATTACTGCAATGAGTGACCGTTACGATGAGTTCGAAGATTTAGATGCAGAAATTATTGGGGTTTCTACCGATACAATTCATACGCATCTTGCTTGGATTAACACGGATCGTAAGGACAATGGTTTAGGCGAATTAAAATACCCGCTAGCTGCTGACACGAACCACAAAGTATCTAGAGACTATGGTGTTTTAATCGAAGAAGAAGGAATTGCACTTCGCGGGTTATTTATCATTAACCCAGAGGGCGAAATTCAATATCAAACAGTATTCCACAACAATATCGGTCGTGATGTAGATGAGACATTACGTGTTCTTCAAGCATTACAAACTGGTGGACTTTGCCCAGCGAACTGGAAACCAGGTCAAAAAACACTTTAA